TCAAACAATATCTATTTTATGAATGGTCGGGCTGAGAGGACTTGAACCTCCGACCTCGTCGTCCCGAACGACGCGCGCTAGCCAACTGCGCTACAGCCCGAAATAAAACTGTCTACTAATACATACTTTGTAATTAAATATACTGAACCTGCATTAAACGGAGTTTATCCCGCCAGAGGCGGGACTACAGCCCGATATATCTATAGCAGAAACAGTTTAAGATATTATCAATAATTTGTCGAGGAATAAAAAATCAAATTTTACCGTGCAAATACTGTTGTCTTAACTTTTCCGGAAACCGTTCAATGGCATATCTCAGCATTGTTCTGGGCATTTGTTGATAATACGTAGCTAAAAACTCCTCCTCTGTTTTCTGACCACACCGCTTACCAACCTCTCGCAACATCCAGCCTACTGCTTTTTGAATTAAATCATGATTATCATTTAATAGTATCTTAGCAACGCGGAGGGTATTTTGAGCCTCACCTTTTTTGATAAAAGCAAAAGTGCTCAAAATGGCTATCCGTCGCTGCCATAAATTTTTGCTCCTAGCTAATTTTAATAAAATAGTAATATTTTTATCTAATAAATATTGACCAACAATACGATCAGCTGTGAGATCAACTAAATCCCAATTATTAATATACTTAGTTGAGCTTAGATAGTGTCGAAAAATTATTTTTCTTATCGCCAAGTCACTAGCTTGATACTGATTGACCATAATTAATAAAGCACATAGTCTTTCCTCGTGCCAAGCGCTCCTTTGTAATTCCCTTACTTGCAGCCACGGTAAGTTATGATACTTCCTCGCCACCTGTCTTATTTGCGGAACCATTACCCCCAAAAAAAGATCACCCGCGCCATATTCACCGGGTTTGGTTTTAAAAAATTTGGCCAAAATATTTTTTTTATCTTGACGCACGTACTTTTTTAACTCTTGCCGCAATTCAATTAATTGTTTACTGCTCATATTCTGCTAGCGACTGAATTTGTTTTTGGATTGTATTAATTCTAGTACCTAACAATTTTATTAATGGAATCGGCAATTTTTCTGCGTCTTGGATAGTGATTATATTATTGTTTTGCAAAATATTCTTAGTGGCCTTATCTAATCGTAACATAGTAATGGGATAAATAGACTGATCCTGAATTAAACGTTCTAAACTATACTGCTCGGGATAACGCCAACCAGTTAGTCTGATATTCTTGGCTGCGGCATATCTTTTTGCGTGCTCAGAAAATTTAGTATTGGTAACTAGCCAAGCACCGGTAAAATTATATTTATTTATATTTTTTTTGCAACCATCCATAACATCTTCTAAACGTGCTTGTACCTGCAAAATCTCGCCCAAACCACAATCATGATGATAATTAAAATGGTGCTTACATTCTACTAACCAAACTTGGTCATCTTTTCTAGCAATCACGTCGACTTGATGTTCTACGCTAGCACCCTTAACTAAAACATTCCACTTGGTCTGATAACCATAATACTGTAAAATTATTCCCATATACTTTTCCCAACATTCTGGTCGGACTTCGGATAATGCTTGTCGTAACGAATATATCTGTGCTACCGAACGGTCTCTTTGTTGTAAATGTTTGTATATTAATTCGTACAATTGATTAGAAGTAACTTCTGTCGGTAAAAATGATAAAACCTCATGAGCAACCTTCTCGGCCTCTGAGCCGTTGACACCACAACGTTCTACCGACTTAACCAATTTTTTAAAA
The DNA window shown above is from Candidatus Komeilibacteria bacterium CG_4_10_14_0_2_um_filter_37_10 and carries:
- a CDS encoding DNA alkylation repair protein, with product MSSKQLIELRQELKKYVRQDKKNILAKFFKTKPGEYGAGDLFLGVMVPQIRQVARKYHNLPWLQVRELQRSAWHEERLCALLIMVNQYQASDLAIRKIIFRHYLSSTKYINNWDLVDLTADRIVGQYLLDKNITILLKLARSKNLWQRRIAILSTFAFIKKGEAQNTLRVAKILLNDNHDLIQKAVGWMLREVGKRCGQKTEEEFLATYYQQMPRTMLRYAIERFPEKLRQQYLHGKI